DNA sequence from the Leopardus geoffroyi isolate Oge1 chromosome A3, O.geoffroyi_Oge1_pat1.0, whole genome shotgun sequence genome:
GCCTGGACCTGACTGGAACTCCAGGTCAGGTTGCCCCTCCTTGAACTTCACGCAGTAGTAGGTGCCGGTGTCTGCAAGAGAGATTTCACTGATGTGGATGGAAAAGTCTGTGTTGCCAGCTTTGGTGGTGCGTCCAATCTCTTTTACTCTGGGAAAGATGCCTCCTTTGAAATTGTAGATTAATTCCCGGTGTGGCCCAGTTCCCTTGAACCATAAGACAGGTCCTTTGGGGAACGAATCTGGTACCCTGCAACTCAAGGTGACTGTGTCTCCGGTCGATACAGTCTGTGTCATCTCAGCTTGTTGCACCTGGAATAGCTCATGTGAGGCTCCTGCAAAGAAACTCAAAATCATTTCTTACTTCCCATGCTCTGACCTAGAGAAGATGGGAGAGAACTTGGATCCAGATCATGGTCGGACCTCATTCATTAATTAGTTCTTTTAATGCCACATGGGAGCACGCACatgctgagtttaaaaaaattttttttttcaacgtttatttatttttgggacagagagagacagagcatgaacgggggaggggcagagagagagggagacacagaatcggaaacaggctccaggctctgagccatcagcccagagcctgacgcggggctcgaactcacggaccgcgagatcgtgacctggctgaagtcggacgcttaaccgactgcgccacccaggcgccccaccacacgCTGAGTTTAGAGGGGCCTCTGCAAGTGGTGGAAGCTCCTGACCTCACCGACTGAGGGGGGGTCAGTGCAGGGGATCAGATGTGTCACCTCCCCAGTTCCACGTCTCAGCCCCTAACCAAGGTaagaagacagggaggaagagggcTGGGATTATGAATTGGTAGTGTTCATGGAGAGAGACCAGTCCCTCCCCCATCTAAATGCCAAAGATCACTCAGTACATTTGGAGATGGGTCCAAGTACTCTCTGCCCACCTCATACTTACAGTGAGTTTGGGATTGACCTTCATCTCTTTTCTGAAGGGTGAGCAGCCACGGAATTTGTGGAGATATTAGTGCTGACAggtatggagaaaggggaagtcGAGAGAGAGCAAACCTaaagaattggggggggggcatttagGATTACTATATGTGCAAGCAGGCAGGGTGTGGTTCCTCTGCTTATCTCTCAAGATAGAAAACAGAGACAGTTTCCTCTTCCCAACAAAAGAGAGTAGAGCCTCAAGGGACTTTGTCAATTTTGAAGGGTCCACGACTGACCCCCGACACCCACTGCCACCAACATCCCTACCACGCGTTGTGTCAGGTCCTGGTAATATCTCTCCTTTCAGGTTGGCAAACCATCAACGTCACTGATGGCGTGAGGTGCAGGTTAGAGAGACAAGGGAACTCCTGGctgaggaggctgggagagaatGGCAGGTAGGCTGCCTACACTCACATTTTCTAGCTTGAGGGAAATGTGTAAATGTTCCATGGCCAGTTGGATGGCCTAGAACGTGGGTGGACTTGAGGAGAACATGACTGGGGAAGACTGGTTTTCCTAGCAGAACAGATGGATACCCTAATCTCACTGTATTTAATGGAATTAACTCAGAGAGTAGGAAGAAGCAGGAAACACTGCTTGTCCTCAGAGAATCAGAGAACAGCAGAGCTGAGGGTAGCCCAGGGCAGACCAGGGAAGGATCAAGCGTGAGGAGAGTGAGTCAACCCCTCCAGGACAGCTTTTCCAAATAAGACCTGGGAGTGGGTGACACACAGGGACACTCCTATTGGTCCCTAGGTTCCCCAGAAGCCATAGTAGGAGACCACACTCACTCATGGACTTCCTGTGTGGGGAATGAAGTCCCTGACTGCATTGTGGTGGTTGCTCAGGAACCTTCCACCAGGCCCCAGTGACATTCCAGTTAGAAATGGGCAAGTGGAATTGTGCAGGCTTGTAGAGGTTCTGCCTGGCTGTGGCAGAacctttgttttggctcaggagATATTAGGCTTGGGGGCAAACTTCCACTGGGTTGAGATTCCATCCAAATCCGGAAGCTAATATGTGGCTGCAACTGTCTGGGACTGATGCTTAGAGTCAGGATATAGGCCACAAGAGACACAATGCATATTCTTGAGCTCAAGTTTGTCCCTAAACCTCAGAAAGGGCACTCAGACTTCTAGGCCCATTTTACCAAGTTTTTGGACCATGAGGTACACACATGTAGTTGCATTTTACctactgaacatctttttattttggagtatCTCTGTGTTCAGGTTTTAGTGGTTGGGTCATCAGAGAAGGACCTGGTCTGTAACAAGGCTTGATTCAATAGTGGGCTCAGGGTCCCAGACTAACAGAAGAGCCATGTATAGAATCCCAGGCTGCAGGGTTTTTTGTGGATGAAGGGACACAGTATCCAGTGTGTTGTGATGATTTGGTACATGTTTCAGATTTTGGAGAATTTAGTTTTACAAACCAAGGGGATGGAAATCGTCAGACCTGTACTCACCATTCACAGACACATAGGTGCCTGAACCAGATACATACGCCATGTCAGGATGCCCTATTGTTAACTTCACACAGTAATAGGTGCCCGTGTCCTTGGGTGACACATCACTGATGCGGATGGAATAGTCTGTTTGATTGACCTCTGTGTTTTCCACTTGGTTTACTCGGGGGAAGTGGCTGCCATTGAAACTGTAGATTAATTGTTGTTCTGGCCCATTCTTCCTGAACCACAAGACAGGCCCTGCTGGGGAGTGAGCAGACACGTTGCAG
Encoded proteins:
- the LOC123580391 gene encoding signal-regulatory protein beta-1-like isoform X1 encodes the protein MPVLSSLHCPTLPSLLLTLLLGFTGTAGEEFQVNQPESSVSVRAGDILTLACNVSAHSPAGPVLWFRKNGPEQQLIYSFNGSHFPRVNQVENTEVNQTDYSIRISDVSPKDTGTYYCVKLTIGHPDMAYVSGSGTYVSVNGASHELFQVQQAEMTQTVSTGDTVTLSCRVPDSFPKGPVLWFKGTGPHRELIYNFKGGIFPRVKEIGRTTKAGNTDFSIHISEISLADTGTYYCVKFKEGQPDLEFQSGPGTEVFVTRTSSHIAPGAPERHLMTMRGTKLRKNLL
- the LOC123580391 gene encoding signal-regulatory protein beta-1-like isoform X2 produces the protein MPVLSSLHCPTLPSLLLTLLLGFTGTAGEEFQVNQPESSVSVRAGDILTLACNVSAHSPAGPVLWFRKNGPEQQLIYSFNGSHFPRVNQVENTEVNQTDYSIRISDVSPKDTGTYYCVKLTIGHPDMAYVSGSGTYVSVNDTGTYYCVKFKEGQPDLEFQSGPGTEVFVTRTSSHIAPGAPERHLMTMRGTKLRKNLL